ATGCCTTTCTTATTTCGTGCAGGCTAATGTCCACGCCCCATGCACCCGCTAACGCTGAGCTAGCCAACGAACTAGAAAATAACCTAAGAAGAAGTAGGCGGCTTCACGAAAGATCACTTGTCGTTGCACAAAGGATTGCGGCCGCAATCGACGGACCAGCGATACTTTTCTGACAGCGAGAGTTCAGAGGACGACACAGGAAGCATTATGGCAGAGGACGACCAGCCTTTGAATGAGACCGGCCGTCCAGGAGGAGAGGGCTTGCTACCGAGCATTGCCCGACCTACGATAGCAGCCCCAAgttttgaaattaaatctagtaTTATTAACATGTTGCAAAATTCTGTGCAGTTTGATGGGAAGGATCACGAAGATCCAGGTCAGCACATCGCTTTATTTCTTGAGGTGTGCTCGACTTTCAAAATCAGAGACGTTTCTGAAGACGCAATTCATTTGCGACTCTTTCCATTTTCTTTGCGAGACAAAGCCTGATCTTGGCTTTTGTCACTTCCAGCAGGTTCCATCACGACTTGGAACGAGATGGCAGATCTTTTTATGCAAAAATACTTCCCGTCGGAAAAGATAGCTAAGCTTAAGAATCGTATTATGACATTTAAACTGGACGAAGGGGAATCTCTACACGCAGCTTGGGAGAGGTTCAAAGATCTTTTGATCGATGTCCTACATCATGGGTTGTCCAAAAGACAACTTGTGTTGAACTTCTACCAAGGACTCAACTACGACTCACAAAAACGTTTAGATGTATATGCAGGAGGCGATCTTGGAACAAAAACACCTAACGAAGCCTACGCAATCATAGAAAAAGCTACCTTGAAGTCGAGTTCTCGTCACGGGGGAGTGCGAAATAAAGCATCATCTATTCCTGGAGTTCATCAAGTGGATACATATACGACTCTTGCAGCACAGATTGGAGCTTTGGTAGCAAGATTTGATCAAGCTCAGAACATTTCGCAGGTACAATCATCATGTGAGCTGTGTGGAGTGTCACACAAGCCAGGTACATGTGAGCAGGGTGTTATGTTTACAGGCCATGAAGAGGTGGACTATTTGGGCAATCAAATTAGGCCCCAGAATAACCCCTAT
This is a stretch of genomic DNA from Helianthus annuus cultivar XRQ/B chromosome 16, HanXRQr2.0-SUNRISE, whole genome shotgun sequence. It encodes these proteins:
- the LOC110919775 gene encoding uncharacterized protein LOC110919775 — encoded protein: MADLFMQKYFPSEKIAKLKNRIMTFKLDEGESLHAAWERFKDLLIDVLHHGLSKRQLVLNFYQGLNYDSQKRLDVYAGGDLGTKTPNEAYAIIEKATLKSSSRHGGVRNKASSIPGVHQVDTYTTLAAQIGALVARFDQAQNISQVQSSCELCGVSHKPGTCEQGVMFTGHEEVDYLGNQIRPQNNPYSNTYNPGWRNHPNFGWKANSSNQNPLGYAQRAPAPQQTQGFRKHFPASSLSKQLKTRGDDGQLLNNSNNANQISEKRNQQHEEHFMAQEGEMRCQKASIQTIENQVGQLAKMLSKRPQGSLPGNTEPNPRGHVNAVMTSGKTTGPDKSDSPPITEMVQTDASDEVHARRVPASTAQF